The Streptomyces sp. NBC_01353 genome contains a region encoding:
- a CDS encoding family 10 glycosylhydrolase, protein MGPIGRRGFVAGTALAALSAADAVGAPGAAGLDRADMTASIRNKRKAASEFRGMWLATIANVDWPSSPGLTADRQRAELRAHLDMAVERRLNSVILQVRPSADALWPSPHEPWAECLTGVQGRDPGWDPLGTAVEEAHKRGLELHAWFNPYRVANHTDLSRLTTTHPARRNPRWIVTYGGKLYYNPGLPEVRRFVQDAMLDAVRRYDIDAVHWDDYFYPYPVAGEVFDDDDAYEEYGGDFASRAAWRRNNVDLLVSETAARIKEIDAQQIFGISPFGIWRNVFTDPAGSDTPMGFQSYDDLYADSRKWIREGWIDYVIPQLYWNIGFATADYATLVPWWDAVVRGTGVDLYIGEALYKCGDLTQTTAWQDPQELSRHLTLADDYAGVGGHCFFSASQVTSDRIGAMAAVVADHYPTAVLPPR, encoded by the coding sequence ATGGGGCCCATCGGCAGAAGAGGGTTTGTGGCGGGCACGGCTCTGGCGGCACTTTCCGCCGCCGATGCCGTGGGTGCGCCGGGTGCCGCCGGCCTGGACCGTGCCGACATGACCGCGTCGATACGAAATAAGCGGAAAGCGGCGAGTGAGTTTCGCGGCATGTGGCTGGCGACGATCGCCAACGTCGACTGGCCGTCCAGCCCGGGCCTCACCGCCGATCGGCAACGGGCCGAACTCCGCGCCCATCTGGACATGGCCGTCGAGCGCAGGCTGAACTCCGTCATCCTCCAGGTGCGGCCGAGCGCGGACGCCCTGTGGCCCTCGCCGCACGAGCCGTGGGCGGAGTGCCTCACCGGGGTGCAGGGCCGCGATCCGGGCTGGGACCCACTGGGGACGGCCGTCGAGGAGGCCCACAAGCGGGGGCTCGAGCTGCACGCCTGGTTCAACCCGTACCGCGTGGCGAATCACACGGATCTCAGCCGGCTGACCACCACTCACCCGGCCCGGCGCAACCCGCGGTGGATCGTGACGTACGGCGGGAAGCTCTACTACAACCCCGGCCTGCCCGAGGTGCGTCGCTTCGTCCAGGACGCGATGCTCGACGCCGTCCGCCGGTACGACATCGACGCCGTGCACTGGGACGACTACTTCTACCCGTACCCGGTCGCCGGCGAGGTCTTCGACGACGACGACGCCTACGAGGAGTACGGAGGAGATTTCGCGAGCCGAGCGGCCTGGCGGCGGAACAACGTCGACCTCCTGGTCTCCGAGACGGCCGCCCGGATCAAGGAGATCGACGCGCAGCAGATCTTCGGGATCAGCCCCTTCGGGATCTGGCGCAACGTCTTCACCGACCCGGCGGGTTCGGACACCCCGATGGGGTTCCAGAGCTACGACGATCTGTACGCGGACTCGAGGAAGTGGATCAGGGAGGGGTGGATCGACTACGTGATCCCGCAGCTGTACTGGAACATCGGCTTCGCCACCGCCGACTACGCCACGCTCGTGCCCTGGTGGGACGCGGTGGTGCGGGGCACCGGCGTCGACCTCTACATCGGCGAGGCCCTGTACAAGTGCGGCGACCTCACCCAGACGACCGCCTGGCAGGACCCGCAGGAACTCTCCCGCCATCTGACGCTCGCCGACGACTACGCGGGGGTGGGCGGGCACTGCTTCTTCTCGGCGTCGCAGGTCACGTCGGACCGGATCGGGGCGATGGCCGCCGTGGTGGCCGATCACTACCCGACCGCGGTCCTCCCACCGCGCTAG
- a CDS encoding DUF1918 domain-containing protein: MQATVGDKLLVHGRTVGQHDRTAEVLQVLGENGTPPYRVRFDDDGHEALMSPGPDTVVRHHEKM, from the coding sequence ATGCAAGCGACAGTGGGCGACAAACTGCTGGTGCACGGCCGGACCGTCGGTCAGCACGACCGTACGGCCGAGGTCCTTCAGGTACTGGGAGAGAACGGCACCCCTCCGTACCGGGTGCGTTTCGACGACGACGGCCACGAGGCCCTGATGTCACCGGGCCCCGACACCGTCGTGCGTCACCACGAGAAGATGTGA
- a CDS encoding DMT family transporter, whose translation MTAQNSATPTTAIAVGSTTAATSPQTRGTLLAALGVVSFSLTFPSTAWGLESFGPWSLVALRSTLAALVAGAFLIAMRVPLPERRHWAGLAVVAGGVVVGFPLLTTLALETSTTSHAAVVVGLLPLTTAAFAAIRTGRRPSRTFWIAALAGAAVVIAFTVQQSGGVLSTGDLYLFGALLVCAAGYTEGGRLARLMPGWQVIGWALILCLPLMVVGSAVGLSFEPVRLSAHGVIGLVWVAAGSTFFGMYVWYGGMAAIGIPKASQLQLAQPLLTLVWSVSLLGESLPLAAPLAAVAVLVCIAVTQRAKS comes from the coding sequence ATGACAGCACAGAATAGCGCTACTCCCACTACGGCGATAGCGGTCGGCAGCACCACCGCCGCCACCTCCCCGCAGACCCGCGGCACGCTCCTCGCCGCGCTGGGCGTGGTCTCGTTCTCGCTCACCTTCCCCTCCACCGCCTGGGGCCTGGAGAGCTTCGGCCCCTGGTCCCTGGTGGCCCTGCGGTCGACGCTCGCCGCGCTCGTCGCGGGCGCGTTCCTGATCGCGATGAGGGTCCCGCTGCCCGAGCGCCGCCACTGGGCGGGGCTCGCCGTCGTCGCCGGCGGTGTCGTGGTGGGCTTCCCGCTCCTGACGACGCTCGCCCTGGAGACGTCCACGACCTCGCATGCCGCGGTGGTCGTCGGTCTGCTGCCGCTCACCACGGCGGCCTTCGCCGCGATCCGTACGGGCCGCCGCCCGTCGCGTACGTTCTGGATCGCGGCCCTCGCCGGCGCGGCGGTGGTCATCGCCTTCACGGTCCAGCAGAGCGGCGGCGTCCTGTCCACGGGCGATCTGTACCTCTTCGGCGCGCTTCTGGTCTGCGCGGCCGGATACACCGAGGGCGGCAGGCTCGCCCGGCTCATGCCGGGCTGGCAGGTCATCGGCTGGGCGCTGATCCTCTGCCTGCCACTGATGGTCGTCGGCTCGGCCGTCGGGCTCTCCTTCGAGCCCGTCCGACTGAGCGCCCACGGCGTCATCGGACTGGTCTGGGTCGCGGCCGGCTCCACCTTCTTCGGCATGTACGTCTGGTACGGGGGCATGGCGGCGATCGGCATCCCCAAGGCGAGCCAGCTCCAGCTGGCGCAGCCGCTGCTGACCCTCGTCTGGTCGGTCTCGCTGCTCGGCGAGTCCCTGCCCCTCGCCGCGCCGCTCGCCGCCGTCGCCGTCCTGGTCTGTATCGCGGTGACCCAGCGCGCGAAGAGCTGA
- a CDS encoding PLP-dependent aminotransferase family protein: protein MHERSSVAELANSLRAELNRYSLGGKLPSSRALVERYRVSPVTVTRALAQLAAEGLVVTRPGAGAFRAEPRTRTPVVGDTSWQEVALSADSATELVPRAVDASGVLVTLSAPPPGVVEFNGGYLHPSLQPERAMAAALARAGRRPGAWGRPPTDGLPELREWFAREIGGTVTAADVLITAGGQSAITTALRALAPPGTHVLVESPTYPGMLAIARAAGLRPVPVPTDTDGVRPDLLEAAFRATGARVFVGQPLFQNPTGAVLGTERRREVVRIARAAGAFVIEDDFARRLVHEDAGSLPAPLAAEDPDGVVVHVCSLTKPTSPSLRVGALAARGPVLERLRAIQVVDSFFVARPLQEAALELVGSPAWSRHLRAVSQELRNRRDTMTAALALHLPELALPHIPSGGYQLWLRLPDTLPESALVAGALRAGVAVAPGRPYFCAEPPAGHIRLSFAGVAGPAEIAEGVRRLRTAVDEFTP from the coding sequence ATGCATGAGCGTAGCAGTGTCGCTGAACTGGCCAACTCCCTGAGGGCGGAACTCAACCGCTACTCACTTGGAGGAAAGCTGCCGTCGAGCCGTGCCCTCGTCGAGCGCTACCGCGTCTCCCCGGTGACGGTCACCAGGGCCCTCGCCCAGCTCGCCGCCGAAGGCCTCGTCGTCACCCGGCCGGGAGCCGGGGCGTTCCGGGCCGAGCCCCGCACGCGGACGCCCGTCGTGGGGGACACCTCCTGGCAGGAGGTGGCGCTCAGCGCCGACTCCGCGACCGAACTGGTCCCCCGGGCCGTCGACGCGTCCGGCGTGCTCGTGACGCTGTCGGCGCCGCCGCCGGGCGTCGTCGAGTTCAACGGCGGCTATCTGCACCCCTCGCTCCAGCCCGAACGGGCCATGGCCGCCGCGCTGGCTCGCGCGGGCCGCCGCCCCGGCGCCTGGGGCCGGCCGCCCACCGACGGCCTGCCCGAGCTGCGCGAGTGGTTCGCCCGCGAGATCGGCGGCACCGTCACCGCCGCCGACGTCCTCATCACCGCGGGCGGCCAGTCCGCCATCACCACCGCACTGCGGGCCCTCGCCCCGCCCGGCACGCACGTCCTCGTCGAGTCGCCGACCTACCCCGGGATGCTCGCCATCGCCCGCGCGGCCGGCCTGCGTCCCGTCCCCGTCCCGACCGACACCGACGGCGTCCGCCCCGACCTGCTGGAAGCCGCCTTCCGCGCCACCGGTGCCCGGGTCTTCGTGGGCCAGCCGCTCTTCCAGAACCCGACCGGCGCCGTCCTCGGCACCGAGCGGCGGCGCGAGGTCGTCCGGATCGCCCGCGCGGCCGGCGCCTTCGTCATCGAGGACGACTTCGCCCGCCGACTGGTCCACGAGGACGCCGGCTCGCTGCCCGCACCCCTCGCCGCCGAGGACCCGGACGGCGTCGTCGTCCACGTCTGCTCCCTGACCAAGCCCACCTCGCCGAGCCTGCGCGTCGGCGCGCTCGCCGCCCGCGGCCCCGTACTGGAAAGGCTGCGCGCCATCCAGGTCGTCGACAGCTTCTTCGTCGCCCGCCCGCTTCAGGAGGCCGCCCTGGAACTCGTCGGCTCGCCCGCCTGGAGTCGTCATCTGCGCGCCGTCTCCCAGGAGTTGAGGAACCGTCGCGACACCATGACCGCGGCCCTCGCCCTCCACCTCCCGGAGCTGGCACTCCCGCACATCCCCTCCGGCGGTTACCAGCTCTGGCTCCGGCTGCCCGACACCCTCCCCGAATCCGCCCTCGTCGCCGGAGCCCTCCGCGCAGGCGTCGCCGTCGCCCCCGGCCGCCCCTACTTCTGCGCCGAACCCCCCGCCGGTCACATCCGCCTGAGCTTCGCGGGCGTGGCGGGACCGGCCGAGATCGCCGAGGGGGTGCGGCGGCTGCGGACGGCGGTCGACGAGTTCACGCCGTGA